The following coding sequences are from one Candidatus Nitrohelix vancouverensis window:
- a CDS encoding tetratricopeptide repeat protein has product MTPDSFRNKGWIALGLALTMTATSGCETLRSFSLPEMPELKAPDLSFVSLPKLPKLPTSYSKKINSDLEFAQHQFQQGKFDVAEYYFKKTLLTTPHDAETLRQLPWAYFYQQKYDQALTAFQRATTFAPKSAEPWIGLGWAYFATKRYEEATDAFKRAEELTPEKYQVLKGKGFCYFFMNRPEDARQEWEQIYNPEQVQELWTLVAEWKSDEASPLPRILSLSPRSPSIFTLPVEAPRYQSALLGYVALDLQDLKDPWRLYGKQFFDHSVRAFEEAEAIDADGIDRLNGLGWSLLHSKRIREAEDVFKRIKARLPHFPGSVQGLQQVELAKMKRAQFAHYYFDKDKTQLALNEYEDLKEQFPDWAHPQIQIAYLKLKERQTHDAWKIFESALAMEPSNPDALQGRQKALLELKPKLHLADALMQEGNFKKASLIYADYIEENESVGVDAFLAKALNGLGWGQFKKRQYDLSAEKFIRASVSEDYKIDSARGAGMSFYRAGNYAQAEKYLKIAHDAQPDNLEIAYLYDDSVLKSWSSSRAMEYFNQTLKRYPLRASLYMGIGWLRYELDNRNLAIEYFGKAISLDPSLALNEEFEQLLKKERFGWQVYNQMGWAYYHKKQYDKSMEMFLVSMRQQPNKSEARMGLGYNLLALNKLEDASLYLRQTLALNPQPKTIVEAAGETQSIAPFELATTVRSKLGRLYLAQNRNLEALALLKKELEMNPDQPDALDALGWTLLKLNRLPEARAAFLRAVKVEPLNNSPHNGLNEVKQAMARQKIERAQLISALPR; this is encoded by the coding sequence ATGACCCCTGACTCCTTTCGAAATAAAGGCTGGATCGCGCTCGGCCTGGCATTGACGATGACGGCGACCAGCGGCTGTGAAACGCTGAGGAGCTTCTCTTTGCCTGAAATGCCTGAATTGAAGGCGCCTGACCTGTCCTTTGTTTCGCTTCCAAAACTTCCCAAACTGCCAACATCGTATTCCAAAAAAATCAATAGCGATCTGGAGTTTGCTCAACATCAATTCCAGCAGGGGAAGTTTGACGTTGCGGAATATTATTTCAAGAAGACCCTCCTGACAACGCCTCATGATGCGGAAACTCTGCGCCAACTGCCCTGGGCTTATTTTTATCAGCAGAAATACGATCAGGCCCTGACCGCATTCCAGCGCGCGACGACCTTTGCTCCCAAATCAGCGGAACCCTGGATTGGGCTGGGCTGGGCTTATTTCGCGACCAAACGCTATGAAGAAGCGACCGACGCTTTCAAAAGGGCCGAAGAACTGACTCCTGAAAAATATCAGGTCCTGAAGGGAAAAGGATTCTGTTATTTTTTCATGAACCGACCCGAGGACGCCCGGCAGGAATGGGAACAAATATACAATCCCGAACAAGTGCAAGAACTCTGGACGCTCGTAGCCGAGTGGAAATCAGACGAAGCGTCTCCCTTACCGCGCATCCTTTCGCTTTCGCCGCGCTCTCCATCCATCTTCACGCTTCCGGTAGAAGCGCCTAGGTATCAAAGCGCCTTGCTCGGCTATGTCGCTCTGGATTTACAAGACTTGAAAGACCCCTGGAGATTGTATGGCAAACAATTCTTTGACCACTCCGTGCGAGCCTTCGAAGAAGCCGAAGCAATCGATGCGGACGGCATCGACCGACTGAACGGTCTCGGCTGGAGCCTGTTACATTCCAAACGGATCAGGGAAGCGGAGGATGTCTTCAAACGGATCAAGGCGCGTCTCCCGCATTTCCCTGGAAGCGTTCAAGGATTGCAACAAGTGGAACTGGCTAAAATGAAGCGGGCGCAATTCGCTCACTATTATTTTGATAAGGACAAAACCCAACTGGCTCTGAATGAGTATGAGGATTTGAAGGAACAGTTTCCAGACTGGGCGCATCCACAAATCCAAATCGCCTATTTGAAACTCAAAGAGCGACAAACTCACGACGCCTGGAAAATTTTTGAAAGCGCTCTGGCGATGGAACCCTCCAACCCGGACGCCTTGCAAGGACGCCAGAAAGCCCTGCTGGAATTAAAACCTAAATTGCATCTGGCAGACGCGCTGATGCAAGAGGGCAACTTCAAAAAGGCATCGTTGATTTATGCGGACTATATTGAAGAAAATGAATCTGTGGGAGTGGACGCCTTTCTCGCAAAAGCTCTGAACGGACTGGGATGGGGACAATTCAAGAAACGTCAGTACGACCTTTCCGCCGAGAAATTCATCCGCGCCTCAGTCAGCGAAGATTATAAAATCGATTCAGCGCGCGGCGCCGGGATGTCCTTCTACCGAGCTGGAAACTATGCCCAGGCCGAAAAGTATTTGAAGATCGCGCACGATGCTCAACCCGACAATCTTGAAATCGCCTATCTCTACGACGACAGCGTTCTCAAAAGCTGGTCTTCATCAAGGGCTATGGAGTATTTCAACCAGACCCTCAAACGGTACCCCCTGCGCGCCTCGTTATACATGGGCATCGGCTGGTTGCGTTATGAACTCGACAATCGCAATCTGGCTATCGAATATTTTGGCAAAGCAATTTCTCTCGACCCCAGTCTCGCCCTCAACGAAGAGTTTGAACAGTTGTTGAAAAAAGAACGCTTCGGCTGGCAGGTCTACAATCAAATGGGCTGGGCTTATTACCACAAGAAGCAATACGACAAGTCCATGGAAATGTTTCTCGTTTCGATGCGGCAGCAACCCAACAAATCTGAAGCGCGCATGGGGCTCGGTTACAACCTGTTGGCGCTCAACAAACTCGAAGACGCCTCGCTGTACCTACGCCAGACTCTGGCCCTCAACCCGCAACCGAAAACCATCGTGGAGGCGGCGGGAGAAACTCAAAGCATTGCGCCCTTCGAGCTGGCGACAACGGTTCGAAGCAAGTTAGGGCGATTGTATCTTGCGCAAAACCGCAATCTGGAAGCCCTCGCCCTGCTCAAGAAAGAACTGGAGATGAACCCCGATCAACCCGATGCGCTTGACGCTCTCGGCTGGACGCTGTTGAAACTGAACCGCCTGCCCGAAGCGCGCGCCGCTTTCCTGAGAGCCGTCAAAGTAGAGCCGCTGAACAACAGCCCGCATAACGGACTCAATGAAGTGAAACAGGCGATGGCGCGTCAAAAAATAGAAAGAGCGCAACTGATTTCCGCCCTGCCCCGCTAA
- a CDS encoding amidohydrolase family protein, with protein MIHNFQNIWLAITARSIALSVLALASLFLNVAQAETPGHAPGHDESDQSILLKASRIFDGNKMHSNAALLIDGNKIAKLGPSDSISDHAATVVDLGDSTILPGFIELHSHIVFQHVPRRVLLEHGVTTARDVGGDLLAPSGGQGVLRLLSSGPILTAKGGYPLSVFGHGGHHHGSGKIAIGVETEEQARQAVRHLIEGGASFIKIALEPGGEPGAPWTMGHHGGVSSAWPLLSLEIVKAIVDEAHSLKRRVTAHVSEDVGVALALDAGVDEWAHVPCMKISDALLKRAVQQDVKIVSTLDTLSACHGIHHNAKRLAELGADFYYGAEVAHVDIPWGIDARELQLMHQLTGMTALELFHTATAKAGRYLGLEPLGQLTPGAPADLIAVRGNALHNLKRLEYPDLVMSGGHWIVNNYSGAQSEPESAPHRPAWNH; from the coding sequence ATGATTCATAATTTTCAAAACATATGGCTCGCAATCACAGCCAGAAGTATTGCGTTGTCTGTATTGGCTCTGGCATCCTTATTCCTTAACGTCGCCCAGGCAGAGACGCCAGGGCATGCGCCCGGCCATGATGAATCCGATCAGTCCATTCTATTGAAAGCCTCGCGCATATTCGACGGAAACAAGATGCATTCCAATGCCGCTTTATTGATCGATGGAAACAAGATCGCCAAACTGGGGCCTTCCGACAGTATCAGCGATCATGCCGCGACGGTGGTGGATTTGGGCGACTCGACGATTCTTCCCGGTTTCATTGAACTGCATTCGCATATCGTTTTTCAGCATGTCCCGCGCCGCGTTCTACTGGAACATGGCGTGACCACGGCGCGCGACGTTGGCGGCGATTTGCTCGCGCCATCGGGCGGGCAGGGCGTATTGCGATTGCTCAGTTCGGGGCCGATTTTGACGGCTAAAGGGGGCTATCCCTTGTCGGTCTTTGGTCATGGCGGGCATCATCACGGTTCTGGAAAGATTGCGATAGGGGTGGAGACGGAAGAACAGGCCCGGCAGGCTGTACGGCATCTGATAGAAGGCGGCGCGTCCTTCATTAAGATTGCATTGGAACCCGGCGGAGAACCGGGTGCTCCCTGGACGATGGGACATCATGGCGGCGTATCTTCAGCCTGGCCTCTGCTGAGTCTGGAAATTGTAAAGGCGATTGTTGATGAGGCGCATTCATTGAAGCGCCGCGTGACGGCTCATGTCTCCGAGGACGTTGGAGTTGCCCTGGCTCTGGATGCCGGCGTGGATGAATGGGCGCATGTTCCCTGCATGAAAATTTCCGATGCTCTCTTGAAGCGGGCGGTTCAGCAGGATGTGAAAATCGTCTCGACTCTGGACACCCTGTCGGCTTGTCACGGTATTCACCATAATGCAAAACGACTGGCCGAGCTGGGAGCGGATTTTTATTATGGCGCGGAAGTCGCTCATGTCGATATTCCCTGGGGCATTGATGCCAGGGAATTGCAACTCATGCATCAGCTCACCGGTATGACGGCGCTTGAACTGTTTCATACAGCAACGGCAAAGGCGGGGCGTTATCTGGGTCTGGAACCTTTAGGGCAACTCACTCCCGGCGCTCCGGCCGACCTGATTGCGGTTCGCGGCAATGCCTTGCATAATTTAAAACGACTCGAATACCCGGATCTGGTGATGTCGGGTGGGCATTGGATCGTGAATAATTATTCAGGCGCGCAGAGTGAACCCGAAAGCGCTCCCCATCGCCCCGCATGGAATCATTAA
- a CDS encoding formylglycine-generating enzyme family protein, with amino-acid sequence MKKILIPVALILLLSLSACSEQETVEPAIEGEANPALSELNIDPNAPDVDIPSSQVVPVQLSPEDKAKADKAPEGMVFIKGGCFQMGNNFAQEDEKPEHEVCVDDFYMDKYEVTQARWVKLMGGNPSRFKGDNHPVEQINFYDAQRFAEKSKGACRLPTEAEWEYAAGGKVNSRYYWGNMMDDDYAWYMDNSNATTHPVGQKKPNQFGLYDMLGNVWEWTSNWWEAPYTLSDSLKQNPTGPADGEYKTVRGGAMDSSAGALRVTNRTWLHPKNRVFPKVTLYGQTMNEIYNYIGFRCVKSVD; translated from the coding sequence ATGAAAAAAATTCTGATACCTGTCGCTTTAATCCTTCTCTTAAGCCTCTCCGCTTGCAGTGAGCAAGAGACCGTCGAACCGGCTATAGAGGGCGAGGCGAACCCGGCCTTGTCTGAATTAAATATTGACCCCAACGCGCCGGATGTTGATATCCCATCCAGTCAGGTGGTTCCCGTTCAATTGTCCCCTGAAGACAAGGCGAAGGCGGATAAAGCTCCGGAAGGCATGGTCTTCATCAAGGGCGGTTGTTTCCAGATGGGCAATAATTTTGCACAGGAAGATGAAAAACCGGAACATGAAGTTTGCGTGGATGATTTTTATATGGACAAATACGAAGTCACGCAAGCCCGTTGGGTCAAGTTGATGGGAGGGAATCCGTCCCGTTTTAAAGGCGACAATCACCCCGTAGAACAGATCAATTTTTATGACGCCCAACGTTTTGCTGAAAAGTCCAAGGGCGCATGTCGTTTGCCCACGGAAGCGGAGTGGGAGTATGCGGCGGGCGGTAAAGTAAACTCCCGTTATTACTGGGGGAATATGATGGACGACGACTACGCCTGGTATATGGATAACTCAAACGCGACGACGCATCCGGTCGGACAGAAAAAACCGAATCAGTTTGGTTTGTACGATATGCTTGGCAATGTCTGGGAGTGGACCAGCAACTGGTGGGAGGCGCCCTACACGCTTTCTGATTCACTGAAGCAAAACCCAACCGGCCCGGCGGATGGCGAATACAAAACGGTTCGCGGCGGGGCTATGGATTCCTCAGCGGGCGCGCTTCGCGTTACAAATCGCACCTGGTTGCATCCCAAAAACCGGGTGTTCCCGAAAGTCACCCTCTATGGGCAGACGATGAACGAAATCTATAATTATATTGGCTTTCGTTGCGTTAAGTCGGTTGACTGA
- a CDS encoding transcriptional repressor, whose product MASKELEVLEDYIAQNNLKITRQRRSVLNAFLECEKHVSAEELYKLVTEKEPKIGLATVYRTLALLTQSQLAQELDFGDGQKRYEHRFMHSHHDHMICTECGKILEFNHPLIEKFQEEVATRNGFTITSHKLHMFGICSECR is encoded by the coding sequence ATGGCCAGTAAAGAACTCGAAGTCCTTGAAGATTATATTGCGCAGAATAATCTGAAGATCACGCGCCAGCGACGATCGGTATTGAATGCTTTTTTAGAATGCGAAAAACATGTCAGCGCCGAGGAACTTTACAAACTGGTCACCGAAAAGGAACCCAAGATCGGTCTCGCCACGGTGTATCGAACCCTCGCCTTGCTAACGCAAAGTCAATTGGCTCAAGAGCTGGACTTTGGCGACGGTCAGAAACGTTATGAGCATCGCTTCATGCACAGTCATCACGATCATATGATCTGCACGGAATGTGGCAAGATTCTCGAATTCAATCATCCTCTGATTGAAAAATTTCAGGAAGAAGTCGCCACTCGTAACGGCTTCACCATCACCTCGCACAAACTCCACATGTTCGGTATCTGTTCTGAATGCAGGTAG
- a CDS encoding histidine--tRNA ligase, whose product MKVQSIRGVKDILPAEIPKWHYVEKMAHSVFSRYGFAEIRVPIFEKTALFQRGIGETTDIVQKEMYTFEDRSGDQITLRPEGTAGVVRSYIEHKLYNPPGLEKMYYIGPMFRYERPQAGRFRQFYQIGVEAMGSPDPAVDAEVMTMLMDFFSALGLNDVYLQLNSLGCPECRPQYRETLKAAIKPHLQKLCTNCNTRYEKNPLRVLDCKVETCAAIATELPKTSDCLCADCEARFGKVKQLLDGANIPWRHNPLLVRGLDYYSRTAFEVKSESLGSQDAICGGGRYDQLVEEFDGPATPCFGFALGMERLISLVPFDDQVNLQSPPDLFMVCLGAEAERYGFKLAHELRLQNLRVERDFDSSSMKSQMRKANKSGATLTLIVGDNELQDGKLILKNMQDGSQAEVAIAGQYLEEIKQRLHDLGPS is encoded by the coding sequence ATGAAAGTTCAAAGCATACGCGGCGTAAAAGATATCCTTCCCGCTGAAATTCCAAAATGGCATTACGTTGAAAAAATGGCTCACTCTGTTTTTTCGCGCTATGGATTCGCTGAAATTCGAGTTCCCATTTTTGAGAAAACCGCTCTGTTTCAACGCGGCATTGGCGAGACCACGGACATCGTACAGAAAGAAATGTACACCTTCGAAGATCGAAGCGGCGACCAGATCACCCTGCGTCCCGAAGGCACGGCGGGCGTCGTGCGCAGTTATATCGAACACAAGTTGTACAATCCGCCGGGCCTTGAAAAAATGTATTACATCGGCCCCATGTTTCGTTACGAGCGTCCGCAGGCTGGACGCTTCCGCCAGTTCTACCAGATCGGCGTCGAAGCGATGGGATCGCCCGATCCAGCCGTCGATGCGGAAGTCATGACCATGCTCATGGATTTTTTTTCCGCATTGGGTTTGAACGACGTTTATCTGCAACTCAACAGCCTGGGTTGCCCGGAATGCAGACCCCAGTACCGCGAAACGCTCAAAGCCGCAATCAAACCGCATTTGCAAAAACTCTGCACGAATTGCAACACGCGTTATGAAAAAAACCCCCTGCGCGTTCTCGATTGCAAAGTGGAAACCTGCGCCGCTATCGCGACCGAATTGCCCAAAACCAGCGACTGCCTGTGCGCAGACTGTGAGGCGCGTTTCGGCAAAGTCAAACAGCTCCTCGACGGAGCCAATATTCCCTGGCGTCACAATCCATTGCTGGTTCGCGGTCTGGACTACTATTCGCGAACTGCATTTGAAGTGAAATCAGAATCGCTCGGATCGCAGGACGCCATTTGCGGCGGCGGTCGTTACGATCAACTGGTGGAAGAATTCGACGGCCCGGCAACGCCTTGCTTTGGTTTTGCATTGGGCATGGAACGCTTGATCTCTCTGGTTCCTTTTGACGATCAGGTGAACCTGCAATCGCCACCGGACCTGTTCATGGTCTGCCTGGGCGCCGAAGCGGAACGCTATGGCTTTAAACTGGCGCATGAATTGCGCTTGCAGAATTTACGCGTCGAAAGAGATTTCGACAGCTCCAGCATGAAAAGTCAGATGCGCAAGGCCAATAAATCCGGCGCGACCTTGACGCTGATTGTCGGAGACAACGAATTGCAGGATGGAAAATTAATTCTCAAAAATATGCAGGACGGATCACAGGCGGAAGTCGCCATCGCAGGACAATATCTGGAAGAGATCAAACAACGCTTGCATGACCTTGGGCCTTCCTGA
- the fbp gene encoding class 1 fructose-bisphosphatase, translating to MEKTTLVQHIRQQERMNPEATGEFTNLMTEVIVASKIISNEVNRAGIGEDILGVTGETNVHGEEVQKLDDFANHTFTTIIGQSEAVCAIASEEHEEPVIIPQEKKPGKYIFMMDPLDGSSNIDVNVGIGTIFSIYRKISDGDEVTSEDLLQRADQQVSAGYIIYGSSTMFVYTSGRGVHGFTLDPSLGEYFLSHPHMKIPETGSIYSVNEGNTTLWNDKQRKLVSYLKGLEPDSPKPYKSRYIGTLVSDFHRTLIKGGLFMYPGDSANPLGKLRFSYEAAPMAMIVDNAGGDATNGKERILEMTPGHIHDRTPLFVGSLKDIQISNKFLNA from the coding sequence ATGGAAAAGACGACGCTAGTTCAACATATCCGCCAACAGGAACGCATGAATCCTGAGGCGACCGGGGAGTTCACCAATTTGATGACGGAAGTCATCGTGGCTTCCAAAATCATTTCCAATGAAGTCAATCGCGCCGGCATCGGCGAAGACATCCTGGGAGTGACGGGTGAAACCAATGTGCATGGCGAAGAAGTCCAGAAACTGGACGACTTCGCCAACCACACCTTCACCACCATCATTGGTCAATCGGAAGCGGTGTGCGCCATCGCCTCTGAAGAACACGAAGAACCGGTCATCATCCCGCAGGAAAAAAAACCCGGCAAATACATTTTCATGATGGACCCGCTCGACGGCTCCTCCAACATTGACGTTAACGTTGGCATCGGCACCATTTTCTCGATCTATCGCAAGATCAGCGACGGCGACGAAGTGACTTCAGAGGACCTGCTCCAACGCGCCGATCAACAGGTGTCCGCCGGTTATATCATCTACGGATCCAGCACCATGTTTGTTTACACCTCCGGCAGGGGCGTGCATGGTTTCACGCTCGACCCTTCTCTCGGCGAATATTTCCTGTCGCACCCGCACATGAAAATCCCTGAAACCGGGTCTATTTACAGCGTGAATGAGGGAAACACCACGCTCTGGAATGACAAGCAGAGAAAGCTGGTCTCTTATTTAAAAGGTCTGGAGCCAGACTCGCCCAAGCCCTATAAATCGCGTTACATTGGAACACTGGTGTCCGACTTCCATCGCACTTTGATTAAAGGCGGCCTGTTCATGTATCCCGGCGATTCAGCCAATCCTCTGGGAAAACTCCGTTTCTCTTACGAGGCGGCGCCGATGGCAATGATCGTGGATAATGCTGGCGGCGACGCCACCAACGGTAAAGAGCGTATTCTGGAAATGACGCCGGGCCACATTCATGATCGAACGCCGCTGTTTGTCGGCAGTCTCAAGGACATACAAATTTCAAACAAGTTTCTCAACGCTTGA
- the typA gene encoding translational GTPase TypA translates to MQQQFIRNIGIIAHVDHGKTTLVDCLLKRSGMFRDSELAMTCVLDSNDLERERGITIFSKNASIYHDNHKINIVDTPGHADFGGEVERILKMVNGVLLIVDAAEGPMPQTRFVLKKSLDLGLHPIVVINKIDRQGADPDHALDQVFELFVNLGATDEQLDFPVLYASAKQGICRTEPNGPDQDMTPLLDLIVEKVKPHAGEESEPFQMLVSSIDYNDYIGRIAIGKVQRGKLSAKDPLTLINRDGKHLDFKISKMFTYEGLKRIEADQLVTGDIVGISGMKDIDIGETLAHADCPEALPVLTIDEPTLSINIMANSSPFAGREGKFVTSRQLRDRLYKETKSNVAMRVSDTKAADAFKVSGRGELHLSILIETMRREGYEFSVSRPEVVLKEINGKIMEPEELVVIDVDEEYMGGVMEEMGKRKGNLINIINAGSGSSRLEYHIPTRGLFGFRSPFLTLTKGTGVLNNSFHQYVPHCGEIARRQNGVLIALENGTTTGYSLYNLQERGTMFLKPGQEVYIGMIIGENNKDNDLIVNACKEKKLTNMRASGSDENISLSPPRVMSLEQTLGYLNEDELAEITPQSIRLRKRFLDENERKRSSKSQKVA, encoded by the coding sequence ATGCAACAGCAATTCATCAGGAACATAGGCATCATTGCGCACGTAGATCACGGGAAGACCACACTGGTAGACTGTTTATTGAAGAGAAGCGGAATGTTTCGCGATAGCGAACTTGCGATGACTTGCGTTCTCGACAGCAACGATCTGGAGCGCGAAAGAGGCATCACCATCTTTTCAAAAAACGCATCCATCTACCACGACAATCACAAAATCAATATCGTCGATACCCCGGGCCATGCCGACTTTGGAGGCGAAGTCGAGCGTATCCTGAAAATGGTCAACGGCGTATTGCTGATTGTAGACGCCGCCGAAGGCCCCATGCCGCAAACGCGCTTTGTTCTTAAAAAGTCCCTCGATCTTGGATTGCACCCCATTGTTGTTATCAATAAAATCGATCGCCAGGGCGCTGATCCCGATCACGCACTCGATCAGGTCTTCGAATTATTCGTCAACCTGGGCGCCACCGACGAGCAACTGGATTTCCCTGTGTTGTACGCATCCGCCAAACAAGGCATCTGCCGCACCGAGCCGAATGGACCGGATCAGGACATGACCCCGCTCCTCGATCTCATCGTTGAGAAAGTCAAACCACATGCCGGCGAGGAATCCGAGCCCTTTCAAATGCTGGTGTCTTCCATCGACTACAACGACTACATCGGTCGCATCGCTATTGGCAAAGTGCAACGCGGCAAGCTCAGCGCAAAAGACCCGTTGACGCTCATCAATCGCGACGGCAAACATCTGGATTTTAAAATCAGTAAGATGTTCACCTACGAAGGACTGAAGCGCATAGAAGCGGATCAACTCGTCACCGGCGACATCGTTGGCATTTCCGGAATGAAAGACATCGATATCGGAGAGACCCTCGCCCACGCCGATTGTCCAGAAGCTCTGCCTGTTTTAACGATCGACGAACCGACGCTGTCCATCAACATCATGGCCAATTCGTCTCCCTTTGCAGGACGCGAAGGTAAATTTGTAACGTCCCGGCAATTGAGAGATCGTCTCTATAAAGAGACCAAAAGCAACGTTGCCATGAGGGTCAGCGACACCAAGGCGGCCGACGCTTTCAAAGTATCCGGTCGCGGCGAATTGCATTTGTCGATCCTCATTGAAACCATGCGGCGCGAAGGATACGAGTTTTCAGTCTCCCGCCCCGAAGTGGTTCTGAAGGAAATCAACGGCAAGATCATGGAGCCTGAAGAACTCGTCGTCATCGACGTCGACGAAGAATACATGGGCGGCGTTATGGAGGAAATGGGCAAACGAAAAGGCAACCTGATCAACATCATCAACGCAGGCTCCGGCTCCAGCCGACTGGAATATCACATTCCAACGCGCGGACTGTTCGGCTTTCGCTCTCCCTTCCTTACCTTGACCAAGGGAACCGGCGTCTTGAACAACAGCTTCCACCAGTACGTTCCACATTGCGGAGAAATTGCGCGACGACAAAACGGCGTGCTCATCGCTCTCGAAAATGGCACAACCACCGGTTACTCGCTGTACAACCTTCAGGAACGCGGCACGATGTTTCTCAAACCGGGTCAGGAAGTTTACATCGGCATGATCATTGGAGAGAACAACAAGGACAACGATTTGATCGTGAATGCATGCAAGGAAAAGAAACTCACCAACATGCGGGCTTCGGGTTCCGATGAAAACATCTCCCTTTCGCCGCCGCGCGTTATGAGTCTGGAGCAAACGCTGGGCTACCTGAATGAAGACGAACTGGCGGAAATCACTCCGCAGAGCATTCGTCTGCGCAAACGTTTCCTTGATGAAAACGAGCGCAAGCGATCGTCAAAATCGCAGAAGGTCGCATAG